In the genome of Polaribacter sp. MED152, one region contains:
- the menD gene encoding 2-succinyl-5-enolpyruvyl-6-hydroxy-3-cyclohexene-1-carboxylic-acid synthase, translated as MYPKKELAQLVIAACHQFNVDTVVISPGSRNAPLTIGFSNHPEIETLSVVDERCAAFFALGIAQQTQKPVAVLCTSGSALLNYYPAIAEAFYSNIPLVVISADRPKHLIDIGDGQTIRQENVFENHILFSANLIENPKFKTRNAQLIGEALQLANSNKGPVHINVPFDEPLYDTVSDLEDFHFPHISMSSLDNSNINYDELAKIWNSSDKKMLVIGVNHPDTELHKLMDLYSEDDSVILLTETTSNLHHSKAINSIDQLIFSLGEEEFKELQPDILITFGGMIVSKRIKRFLRDYQPKHHWNIDEKKATNTFFCLSEFIQTKPVDFFSKFNSIISKKQSNYQPNWLAVRNERRQKHVQYLETIAHSDLKVFEQVLESIPKNSQLQFSNSAIIRYGQMFTIDSTLEVFCNRGTSGIDGSTSTAIGAAYACNRQTIFITGDLSFFYDSNGLWNKNIPTNFRIILVNNSGGGIFKIIPGPKTTNATKYFETPHCLTAEHLCKMHNFEYSKAFSTISVQKELENFYKESNQPKILEIFTPSLENDKVLKEYFKYIK; from the coding sequence ATGTACCCAAAAAAAGAACTTGCACAATTAGTTATAGCAGCTTGTCATCAATTTAATGTTGATACTGTTGTTATTTCTCCAGGTTCTAGAAATGCGCCTTTAACTATTGGTTTTTCTAATCATCCAGAAATTGAAACGTTAAGTGTGGTAGATGAAAGGTGTGCTGCGTTTTTTGCGCTAGGTATTGCACAGCAAACTCAAAAACCGGTTGCAGTTTTATGTACTTCTGGTTCTGCCTTACTAAATTATTACCCTGCAATTGCAGAAGCGTTTTATAGTAATATACCTTTAGTTGTTATTTCTGCTGATAGACCAAAGCATCTTATAGATATTGGTGATGGACAAACAATTCGTCAGGAAAATGTGTTTGAAAATCACATTCTATTTTCTGCCAACTTGATTGAAAATCCAAAGTTTAAAACTAGGAATGCCCAATTAATAGGTGAGGCTTTACAATTGGCAAACTCAAACAAAGGTCCTGTTCATATTAATGTACCTTTTGATGAGCCATTGTATGATACTGTAAGCGATTTAGAAGATTTTCATTTTCCTCATATAAGTATGAGTTCTTTAGATAATTCTAATATCAATTATGATGAATTGGCTAAAATATGGAACAGTTCTGATAAGAAAATGTTAGTGATTGGTGTGAATCATCCAGATACAGAATTGCATAAATTGATGGATTTATATTCAGAAGATGATTCAGTTATTTTGTTAACAGAAACTACTTCTAATCTGCATCATTCTAAAGCTATAAACTCTATAGATCAACTTATTTTTTCTTTGGGAGAAGAAGAATTTAAAGAGTTACAACCAGACATTCTTATCACATTTGGTGGCATGATAGTTTCTAAAAGGATTAAACGTTTTCTAAGAGATTATCAACCTAAACATCACTGGAATATTGATGAGAAAAAAGCAACCAATACTTTTTTCTGCTTGTCTGAATTTATACAAACAAAACCTGTAGATTTCTTTAGTAAATTTAATAGCATCATTTCTAAAAAACAGAGTAATTATCAACCAAATTGGTTGGCTGTAAGAAATGAGAGAAGGCAAAAACATGTTCAATATTTAGAAACTATAGCACATTCTGATTTAAAGGTTTTTGAGCAAGTTTTAGAAAGTATCCCTAAAAATAGTCAGTTGCAATTTAGTAATAGTGCTATTATTAGATATGGGCAAATGTTTACTATAGACAGTACTTTAGAAGTGTTTTGTAATAGAGGTACAAGTGGTATTGATGGTAGCACATCTACAGCTATTGGTGCAGCTTATGCCTGTAACAGACAAACTATTTTTATTACTGGAGATTTAAGTTTTTTCTATGATAGTAATGGTTTGTGGAATAAGAATATACCAACAAATTTTAGAATTATATTAGTGAATAATTCAGGAGGTGGAATTTTTAAAATTATTCCTGGTCCTAAAACTACAAACGCCACAAAATATTTCGAAACGCCTCATTGTTTAACAGCAGAGCATTTATGTAAAATGCATAATTTTGAGTATAGCAAAGCGTTTTCTACGATTTCTGTTCAAAAAGAATTAGAAAATTTTTATAAAGAATCAAATCAACCTAAAATTTTAGAAATCTTTACACCAAGTTTAGAGAATGATAAAGTTTTAAAAGAATACTTTAAATATATT